The Syntrophales bacterium sequence ATACCGCTAACCGTTCTCAAACTGTGAGCTTTATGACCTACCGCATATTTATGTTTGTGATGACCTTTGCCTGAAAAAGCGACGCTGGGATCATTAAAGTGCCATTGTCCCTGTTCATCCTTTTGTCCCCTTGTTGATCCGGCGGTAATCAGAAATGTTGAATCGGCAACCAGAATAATCCCTTTCTTTCTGTTTTTTGGTAGATCTTTGATTTCAGGATCAAGTAATCCCAGACTGTGAGCCTTTCTGACGAAATGCTTATGGATTTCAATAAAACCATCAGGGCTAAGCCTTCTCCTTAGCGTATTGAAGGTGTTGTGAGATGGTTGAATGTCTTCAGTGACAAATCGATATAGATCATTCTGTTTTAAGGCTTTGGCTAACTGTCGGTCTGATAAAATTCGCTCTTTGACTTTAATCATTCTGGCTAAGATCAAAGAGGTGCCGTACCCTTTAGGTCCTATGCCAGCATAGCAATTAACAACCGGAGAAATACAGCCAATATCGATTGTGGAAAAATACGAAATGAACTCCTTTTCCTGCTCTGTCAGATTGTTGAAATTCCTTGAAAGCCCCGGTAGGGGAACTTGAAAATTGACCATGTGCATGCTCCTTCTGTTCAATATTAGTGTTCAATATTAAGAAAGAGCACGAATACCTTGACATATAAAGAAAATCCTTAAATAAATCTTATTTTCAAAGAACAGCAAATGGTAATTTTAAGGGGGTAACATGTTTCGAAAACCTCACATTTTGGGGGGTAACTTTTTCCAAATCATTGAAGTTTTTGGAAACCAAGCCCCAGAAATCCAGTATTTTGGGGGTAACTTTTGTTTTATGCCCTTGTAACTATGTGTAATTATAACGTATTTTAGTATTGAACAGGCTTTATTAGATAATTCCGGTAGCGGAAAGTCTGGCAAGTTCCTCAGGTGAAAGCCCCAACTCTCCGTGATAGATAGAGAGGTTATCTTCACCGATGAGGGGGGCCCGCCTCCGTATCTTCCATGATGGGCCACTGAACCTGTAAGGAGCGCCGGGATAGAGGAAGGAAGTGCCGGCTTCGGGATGGTTTACGGGGGAGAAGAAGTTCCGTGCCCTGAGCTGGGGACTGCGGAAGACCTCCTCCGGAGAATTAACGGGAGCCCAGGGGAAGTGCATCATCTGGCCCAGCTCGAAAAGCTCCGCTGTCGTGTGGGTCATTGTCCAGCGGGTCAACACCTCGATAATGTGACCCGCATGTTGCCTCCGGTAGTCCTCTTCCTTCCACCTCTCTTCCCCCAGGTCACAGGCCATCCCCTTACTGTCCAGCAGCTCGACAATGGTCTCCCACTCCCGGTTAAAAGTGATAAAGATGTAACCGTCTTTACATAGTAAGAGAGAGGCGGAGCCGGTCCAGTGGATGTTTCCCTCTCTCTCGGGCAGGGCATTTTCAGAGAAATAACGAACCATAACATGCTCAAGGGTTGCCGCTACGGATTCCTGGAGAGAGACATCGAGATGCTGCCCCTTGCCGCTTTCGTTTCGTTCATGCAATGCGATGAGGATGCCGACAGCAGCGAAAAGAGAGGCGGCATAATACGACTGTTGCCCGTAGGGGCAAAGGGGTGAAGTATCAGGGGTTCCACAGACGTACATCTGTCCCCCTGAGGCCGAGGCAACTATATCGCAGGATTTGTGATCCCTGTATGGCCCGGTTTGTCCAAAACCGGTAACCGAGGCCAGAATAAGTCGAGGGTTTTTCTCCATTAATACCTCGTAGTTCAGCCCGATCTTCTCTAAGTATCCTGGTGGGAAGGTCTCTACTACCACGTCAGTCCTGCCGATCAACCGGAGAAAGATCCCCCGCCCTTCCGTACTTTCTAAATTCAAGGTTATCCCGAGTTTACCGGCGTTGTGGTACCAGAAGAAGAGGCTCTTATCCGCCTCTGGCCTCTTTCCCCAAAAGGGGCCTATCCGCCGCGAGGCGTCGCCACCGGGCCTTTCCACTTTGATAACGCAGGCCCCCATATCGGCTAAGAGTCGGGAACAAAAAGACGCCTTCTCATCAGCCAGATCCAGGACCCGGAGCCCTGTCAATGGGGCTGTTTCTTTTCCTTCTGTTGACATTGCGGAAACCGCCCTGAAGAGGGAGGTAAAGACATTCTCGCTAGGGCTCTGGCCCGCTTAATCGGATGAGGGTAGGGGTCGTGGTTCTTGAACTTCCATTTCCTTGTCGCAACAGATAACTGCGCCTTCACCGGCCTTGGTACAGAGCACCTCGGTGCCACAAACACTACATTTATACCTTTTACCTAATTGGTTTGCCATATCTATTTGGTCCCCTTTGCTTCTGTAGTCTTCAGCTCCATTGGCTGGCCACAGCAACTCAATGCGCCGTCACCACCACGGGTGACGATAAACTCTGTGCCACACTTCTTGCAAAGATACCTTTTGCCTATTTGATTGGCCATCTCTCTTTGAACCTCCTCAAATGTTGTAAGTAATCAGCTGTCAGCTTTCAGCGATCAGCTTACCCTTGTCCTACGGCTGTCCATGTTGCTCACGGAGTATCCTCTTCAATACCTTACCCGTGGGAGTACGGGGCAGGGAATCAACGAAGGATACTGAGCGGGGGCGCTTGAAACCTGCCAGCCGGGAGTGACAGTACTCTATAATTTCTTCGGCGGTGGCAACCTCGCCTTCCTTAAGTACCACAATAGCCATGGGTTGTTGTCCCCACTCCGGATCAGGTACGCCAATTACCGCCGCTTCCGCCACCTTGGGATGAGAGTAGAGCACGTTTTCAAGTTCTTCCGGTGAGATATTTTCCCCCCCCCTGATGATCATATCATCAGCACGACCGGCTAAAAATATGTATCCCTCCTCATCCCTGTATCCTCTATCCCCCGTGATCAGCCATCCCTCGGGGGTGAATGTTTGCGCTGTCTTTTGTTCGTCATGCCAGTAACCTGTCATTATCCGGGGCCCCCTCGCCAGAATGTCCCCTACCTCCAGGTAGGGTAACTCTTTCCTATTCTCATCAACAATCTTTACCTCCACATCAGGTAGGGGACGCCCGATTGAGGAGGCTAACCTCTTTAACTTTTTTTCCTTTTCTTCAGGAGTGCCCTCAATAATATGATCTTCGGGGCCTAAGGTTGTTATTGTCGAGGCGGTTTCCGTTTGCCCGAAAGCGTTGATGAACCTCACCCAGGGCATTAACTCCATCGCCTTAGTGATGACTACAAAGGGCATGGGAGCTGCGCCATAGGTGATTACCCGGAGACTGCTCAGATCGCACTTTGCAAAATCGGGATAATCTATAACATTCTTCAGCATTGTCGGCACCAGCATGGCGCGACTGGCCCGCTCCCTTTGCACCGTTTCCATCCATTCCCTGACCTCGAACTGTCTCATCAACACCAGGGTCCGTCCGCCGTACATGGCAGCTAACATTGCCTGGATGCCCGCCACGTGATATAAAGGGACTGTGAGGAGGTTTCTTTCCTCTATGTCCGGGCTGGCCGGGTCTACGTTATCCAGGACGTAACCGACGAATGCATTATGCCTCAGCGGCACACCCTTAGGTCGCCCTGTAGTGCCGGCAGTGTACATTAAGATGGTAATATCGTCATCCTCAATCTCGGTGAACACTTCGTCAGGAGGTGACGCACCGAGGATATCCTCATAGAAAGACATATCACCTTCCTTGCTATCTAAAGAGATACACCGTTCAACGGTAGGGAGATCAGGCAGTATCGTACGCACCATTTCCTGGTACCTCTTACCTACAAGCAGAATTTTGGCTTCCGCATTATCCAGCATGTAACTCAGCTCATCGGCCTTGGCCCTGAAATTCAGGGGGACGAAGATGGCGCCCAACTTCGCGGCAGCACAATACGATTCAACGTATTTCGGGCAATTCACCTGGATTATAGCGCAGCGATCCCCCTTGCTTACTCCCAGGCTTGTCAGGGCATTACTCAACCTGTTGACTCGTTCGCTGATCTGGGAGTAAGTCCATCTTTTCCCTTCGAAGACTATTGCATCTCTATCAGGACAGATAGCGGCAGCTATAGTGAGAAAATCTGTTGTATTCATCCTGTGCTCCTTTTCTCGTGGTTCATTTTAGTATACTTGCTCCTTTCGCGTATTTCTTATCACTGTACCAATAAGTATGAGGCACAAGTAAATTAATCTGATAACAGAAACACCGGGCAAGGTCAAGCTCTTGGTCTGTCTGGTTTGAGCCCTTGTGAAGTCAATTTTCAAAGGTCTCGGTCTCTGAACGCATTACTCAGAAGCCAGAAGCCGGAAGTCATTTACGAAACGATCTACGATACAGAGTTATTGCCGGTTCTTGATCGGAAGAGAGAACTTGTCAACCTTTTTTCCATCTCCAGACCCTCGGCTAAAGTCATGTCCAGGCTCCTCACTACCGCCTCCTTGACACCCCTGACTGCCGCGGGGTCAAAGGAGGCAATTTGCCTGGCCATGCCCTCGACAACCATGAAGAGTTCACTTTTTGCCACCACCCGGTTGACCAGCCCCATATCGAGGGCTTCCCGGGCGCCGATCCGACGACCGGTGAGCATCATTTCTAAGGCCTTGGCCCGTCCCGCTGTGCGGGGGAGTGTTTGCGTCGCCCCGGCAGCAGGGATAATGCCCAATCCAACTTCAGGCAGACCAAACAGGGCGTCTTCTGAGGCTATCCTGATGTCGCAACAGAGAGCCATCTCGATTCCTGAACCAAGAACATAGCCATGAAGGGCGGCGATCAGAGGCTGGGGAAGGCTCAGAAAGATCCCCCAGATGTCACGTTCCCAGCGCACCTGCCGGGCAATCGTTGGTGAGGGAGCAGTGAGAAACTCGCTTAAGTCAGCGCCGGCACAGAACGCCTTCTCTCCCGCCCCTTTGAAGATGGCCGCCATTACTTCGGGGTCGTCTTTAATCGCACCCAGGACCTGGTACAGTTCATCCCGCATCTGGATATTATATACATTCAAAACCTGGGGGCGGTTAAGTGTAACCCAGGCTGTGCTATCTATCTTCTCGTAAATTACCGTCTCAAAGTTGCTCACTGATAATCTCTCAAGTTAAGTGCCTAAAGTTATTTAATTCCTAAAAGTTCACAGTCATCAGTCATACGTCCTCGAATTTTTGACTTACGACTTATGACTTATGACTTATGACTTACGACCACTGATCCCTTTACCTTCCTTTGAATTGAGGGGATCTCTTTTCCAGAAAAGCCTTGATGCCCTCGGTGCGGTCTTCGGTTGTTTGCAGGAGGAAATAAAGATCAGCCTCCAGACGCAATCCCTGCCCTAACGTCAGATCCAGGCCCTTATAAATTGCCTCCTTAGCATACTTCAATGCTAGTGGAGCTTTAGATGCCATTGCCTGACACATATCTGTTACCATGGGGATGAGTTCCCTGGATGGAACTACTCTGTTGATCAATCCAATCCGGTGGGCCTCGGCAGCATCTACCGCTTGCCCGGTGAGAAGCATTTCCATAGCTTTTGACTTCCCTATCAGGCGTGGTAACCTCTGGGTGGCGCCATCCCAGGGAATGAAGCCTGAGGCGAGATGGGGTAGGGCAAAATGGGCTGTTTCTACAGCAATTCTGAGGTCACAGGCTAATGCCAGTTCCAGGCCCTGTCCCAAAGCATCCCCGTTGATGGCAGCGATGACCGGACATGTAAGCACTGTCACTGGCGCGGCAACAGACGGCATGCCAGCCTCCATGGAGAGATCATCGGGGTCGGCGCCCACAGAAAACGCTTCCTCTCCAGCGCCGGTAATAATAACTACCTTTGTTCCTTCATCATGGTTAACGTGGGTACAGATATCGGTCAATTCCCCGGCCAGTCGGAGGTTTGTAGCATTACCTGCCGCCGGGCGGTTGATCGTTATCATGCCGACAGCCCCTGTCTTTTGATAGATAAGAGTCTTATAAAACATTGCCTTTTCTTCCCCCTCCAAAACTCAATCCCTCAGTTCATCCTTTTTACGAGGGTGAGTATAGGGTTGCCTGGATCTGTGATCATCCCTGGGAATCAACCTGTGTCCCCAACTCTAATCCCTCCCGGAACAGTTCCAGGTTATGATGCAATTCTTTCTTTTTCTTGGCAAACTTTGCCGTTATAGTTTTCTCAATATGTTCCGGGGCAACGGCCCTGCTGATTTCCACATACATGCCGAGGGCAACCATATTAGCCCCCAATCTATCTCCCCTTTTAGCCGCTGTTTCTATTGCCGACATCGGTATTACTCTTACATCCGTCCTTGTTGCTTTATCAGACAAACCGTAAGTTTCTAACAGGATAAAGCCCCCGGGTTTAGCCCTGTTCTCAAAGGCCTTAAGCTGAGAGGCGGCCATGACAACCACCGCTTCGGCCTGGTCCACGAGAGGAGAATAGATTTCTTCATCCGATAAGATTACGATACAATCGCAGGGCGCCCCTCTCTGAGCTGTGGTATAATTGGGAATCCAGAGGACATTTTTATACTGAGCAGGCGCACTCCTGACAATCATTTCTCCTGTCAGTAAAACTCCCATACCTCCAATACCGGTAAGGATGACATCATGCCTTTTCTGCACTACTATTCCCTCCTCAATTTATCAGTTGTAAGCGTTCATCTGTCAGCGATCAGTAACCCCTGGTATCTTTTTGTTTTTGCTGAAACCCTAAACAAATCCAAAATTCGAATAACCAAAATGTTTGGAACATTTGAATTTAGGATTTCGGATTTTTCCTCTTCTGAGGGAGAGACGGTGCGATCCTCAAAAGCATTGCTGCGTCCTGTCTATGATGGTGTCCTGTAGTTTCTTGCTCAGATCTATGAAATAAGCCGAATACCCCGCCACCCGAACTATCAAATTCGCGTGGTTTTCCGGATGCTGCTGTGCCTCTCTCAACGTGTCCCTACTTACAACATTAAACTGAATATGGTGTATCCCTAAGTCCGCCCATGTTCTGAGATAGTCTTGAGGGCACCTATTAGCTCCGCCATACTGACCTTTTGCTCCTCAAATACGAGCTTTTTTCAGCCCTTATTCCACAGCCTACCTGCGGGAGTTCAATAAAATTGACAACGAGATGAACGAGTAAGAAAAGTTGTATCGCCTCTTGTAACGTTCGCGGCGGTTTTTCGGCTATCCAATCACATATCTCCGATATCTCCTCGATTTCTCTTCTTCTCGTCTCGTTTTTTTCTTTTTCAGCCGTTTCTTTTGAAAGCTTTCCGTATCTCTTCGCCCAACAGGTAAAGCCATTTAAGACTATTTTCACCGCCTCTAAAAACCTTTTCTTCTTTAGATAATCATCACTATTTATTCTTGCCTCGATATAGTCTTTTTCGACCTCCTTCAACTTCTCGTCCGCTTCTTTTATTCTTCCTGTAATGCCCACTCTAAATAATTTTTCGTAGTCGGGTGTGCCGAGTTCATAATTGTTGGTCCAAAAGAACGGCCCTTTGAAATACCAATAGGGCTTGATCTCTTCTGGTACCAGTTCTCGCTCCCTGCCGCCTATGGCAAGATTCCGCCAGTACTTATGTAGTTCCACCATCTCTTTTTTTCCTTCGTCACTCAATAAGTCTCTCCAGACACCGTTCGGCGAGGCTATGGTCTTATCGAGCCACCTCCACTGTAATTCAGGGTGATGAGAGACGCAGTCTGGTCTGCTGGCGAAGTTCCCCACGATGAGTTCTTCCGGCTGGATGTATATTTTCATGTTTTCAAAGATATGCGCAAGCGCTTTCGCCCTCCTTGTTATCATAGGCTCTCCCTCGGTCATCTTATAGGGCTCGGTTAGGAGCCTGGGACGATCGAGGCAGAGTTTTATTCCCATTCCCGTTCTAAAAGCGGCCTCTCCTTTCTTTTCGAAAGCTGCCTCCGCGCCTCCGATGTCCCTTATGGCTTTTATTTTCACGTTCTTCTTGAGATTTTGCGTTCTTTCGGACACTTTCTGATCCTCCTTTTATTTGCTAGTAGTATAATTTTTGTTTTTTGCGGCATACAGATTTACCGTATTCGTTTATATAACATTTTACCTATAACATGCACTACACAAAAGTTAAAAGCTGATAGCCCATCATGTAAATAAATGCCTGCGTGACTTGGCAGTGGTTATGAGCTTCCCCAGTTGCTGACGTCCGCAGCAAGCGGACTCTTACCCGCAAATCATTGTCAGATTTTTCGTGAACCCATTATTTGGTTCACGGTAGCATTCCGACTGTGAGCGGAGGAAAAAGGGTTTACCCCCTTCGATGCAGAGCGAGGAAGGAGCAAGGTGAGGGGAGACAAACGTAAAAGTTAGTATACCACAGCAAGACGCTGCTTTTTCATCCTTTAGTTCACTTTAGTCACTTTTAAGGATTTCCTTAACTGTTTTGCCTATTTCGGTGGGGTTTTTTTCCACAATGACCCCTGCCTTTTTCAGGGCTTTGACCTTTTCCTCGGATGTTCCTTTACCTCCCGCGATGATGGCTCCGGCATGTCCCATCCTCCGTCCGGGAGGGGCGGTCTGTCCCGCTATAAAAGCCACAACCGGTTTGCTGACATTACCTTTTATGAACTCAGCCGCCTCTTCCTCCGCGGTTCCTCCGATTTCTCCAATTAAAACGATGGCCTCAGTCTGGGGGTCCTGCTCAAAAAGACCCAGCAAATCTACAAAGGTCGTTCCCACTATGGGGTCCCCACCGATGCCAATAGATGTGGATTGACCAATCCCCAGGCTGGTAAGCTGCCAGATAACCTCATAGGTCAGAGTCCCACTTCTCGAGATCAGTCCCACATTGCCCTCTTTATGGGTAAAATTGGGCATAAAACCGATCTTACCCGCCCCCGGGGTGGTTATCCCCGGGCAATTGGGGCCGATCATCCGGGAGGCAGATCCCTTCAATGCCTGTTTGATTTTGATCATATCCAGCACAGGAATTCCTTCCGTTACACAGACGATCAGGCCGATGCCTGCCTCGATCGCCTCGATGATAGCATCCGGTGCAAAGACAGCAGGGGTATATATACCGGAGGC is a genomic window containing:
- a CDS encoding CoA transferase, with protein sequence MSTEGKETAPLTGLRVLDLADEKASFCSRLLADMGACVIKVERPGGDASRRIGPFWGKRPEADKSLFFWYHNAGKLGITLNLESTEGRGIFLRLIGRTDVVVETFPPGYLEKIGLNYEVLMEKNPRLILASVTGFGQTGPYRDHKSCDIVASASGGQMYVCGTPDTSPLCPYGQQSYYAASLFAAVGILIALHERNESGKGQHLDVSLQESVAATLEHVMVRYFSENALPEREGNIHWTGSASLLLCKDGYIFITFNREWETIVELLDSKGMACDLGEERWKEEDYRRQHAGHIIEVLTRWTMTHTTAELFELGQMMHFPWAPVNSPEEVFRSPQLRARNFFSPVNHPEAGTSFLYPGAPYRFSGPSWKIRRRAPLIGEDNLSIYHGELGLSPEELARLSATGII
- a CDS encoding desulfoferrodoxin, giving the protein MANQLGKRYKCSVCGTEVLCTKAGEGAVICCDKEMEVQEPRPLPSSD
- a CDS encoding long-chain-fatty-acid--CoA ligase, which encodes MNTTDFLTIAAAICPDRDAIVFEGKRWTYSQISERVNRLSNALTSLGVSKGDRCAIIQVNCPKYVESYCAAAKLGAIFVPLNFRAKADELSYMLDNAEAKILLVGKRYQEMVRTILPDLPTVERCISLDSKEGDMSFYEDILGASPPDEVFTEIEDDDITILMYTAGTTGRPKGVPLRHNAFVGYVLDNVDPASPDIEERNLLTVPLYHVAGIQAMLAAMYGGRTLVLMRQFEVREWMETVQRERASRAMLVPTMLKNVIDYPDFAKCDLSSLRVITYGAAPMPFVVITKAMELMPWVRFINAFGQTETASTITTLGPEDHIIEGTPEEKEKKLKRLASSIGRPLPDVEVKIVDENRKELPYLEVGDILARGPRIMTGYWHDEQKTAQTFTPEGWLITGDRGYRDEEGYIFLAGRADDMIIRGGENISPEELENVLYSHPKVAEAAVIGVPDPEWGQQPMAIVVLKEGEVATAEEIIEYCHSRLAGFKRPRSVSFVDSLPRTPTGKVLKRILREQHGQP
- a CDS encoding enoyl-CoA hydratase/isomerase family protein, which gives rise to MSNFETVIYEKIDSTAWVTLNRPQVLNVYNIQMRDELYQVLGAIKDDPEVMAAIFKGAGEKAFCAGADLSEFLTAPSPTIARQVRWERDIWGIFLSLPQPLIAALHGYVLGSGIEMALCCDIRIASEDALFGLPEVGLGIIPAAGATQTLPRTAGRAKALEMMLTGRRIGAREALDMGLVNRVVAKSELFMVVEGMARQIASFDPAAVRGVKEAVVRSLDMTLAEGLEMEKRLTSSLFRSRTGNNSVS
- a CDS encoding enoyl-CoA hydratase-related protein, translated to MFYKTLIYQKTGAVGMITINRPAAGNATNLRLAGELTDICTHVNHDEGTKVVIITGAGEEAFSVGADPDDLSMEAGMPSVAAPVTVLTCPVIAAINGDALGQGLELALACDLRIAVETAHFALPHLASGFIPWDGATQRLPRLIGKSKAMEMLLTGQAVDAAEAHRIGLINRVVPSRELIPMVTDMCQAMASKAPLALKYAKEAIYKGLDLTLGQGLRLEADLYFLLQTTEDRTEGIKAFLEKRSPQFKGR
- a CDS encoding 2-oxoacid:acceptor oxidoreductase family protein yields the protein MQKRHDVILTGIGGMGVLLTGEMIVRSAPAQYKNVLWIPNYTTAQRGAPCDCIVILSDEEIYSPLVDQAEAVVVMAASQLKAFENRAKPGGFILLETYGLSDKATRTDVRVIPMSAIETAAKRGDRLGANMVALGMYVEISRAVAPEHIEKTITAKFAKKKKELHHNLELFREGLELGTQVDSQG
- a CDS encoding pyruvate formate lyase family protein, with product MSERTQNLKKNVKIKAIRDIGGAEAAFEKKGEAAFRTGMGIKLCLDRPRLLTEPYKMTEGEPMITRRAKALAHIFENMKIYIQPEELIVGNFASRPDCVSHHPELQWRWLDKTIASPNGVWRDLLSDEGKKEMVELHKYWRNLAIGGRERELVPEEIKPYWYFKGPFFWTNNYELGTPDYEKLFRVGITGRIKEADEKLKEVEKDYIEARINSDDYLKKKRFLEAVKIVLNGFTCWAKRYGKLSKETAEKEKNETRRREIEEISEICDWIAEKPPRTLQEAIQLFLLVHLVVNFIELPQVGCGIRAEKSSYLRSKRSVWRS
- the sucD gene encoding succinate--CoA ligase subunit alpha, with the protein product MAILFDKNTRVVSQGITGTEGSFHTRESVAFGTKVVAGVTPGKGGMEFDGIPVYNRVIDAVEHQGANASGIYTPAVFAPDAIIEAIEAGIGLIVCVTEGIPVLDMIKIKQALKGSASRMIGPNCPGITTPGAGKIGFMPNFTHKEGNVGLISRSGTLTYEVIWQLTSLGIGQSTSIGIGGDPIVGTTFVDLLGLFEQDPQTEAIVLIGEIGGTAEEEAAEFIKGNVSKPVVAFIAGQTAPPGRRMGHAGAIIAGGKGTSEEKVKALKKAGVIVEKNPTEIGKTVKEILKSD